In a genomic window of Deltaproteobacteria bacterium:
- a CDS encoding response regulator, which yields MSERILVVDDEPNMLRLLKTVITDKTDYEVVTTNNSLEVPKLLQDEHFDLVITDLKMPLVDGMDVIEITKKNDPNIPIIIITAYGTIETAEEAVQKGAYDFITKPFRRETILITIKRALEWKKMQGELAALKTPAV from the coding sequence ATGTCAGAACGGATACTAGTTGTCGATGATGAACCCAATATGCTGAGATTACTGAAAACCGTGATCACCGACAAGACCGACTACGAAGTCGTCACCACCAATAACTCCTTGGAAGTGCCTAAACTGCTCCAGGACGAACATTTCGATCTGGTGATCACTGATCTCAAAATGCCCCTGGTAGATGGTATGGATGTCATCGAAATAACCAAGAAAAACGATCCTAATATCCCGATTATCATCATTACCGCTTATGGTACCATCGAGACCGCCGAAGAGGCGGTTCAAAAAGGGGCCTATGATTTTATCACCAAACCCTTCCGCCGGGAGACTATCTTGATCACTATAAAACGGGCCTTGGAGTGGAAAAAGATGCAAGGAGAACTCGCGGCACTGAAAACCCCTGCGGTCTGA
- a CDS encoding phosphoenolpyruvate synthase: MFKFLRRFLKSEEDQQLRLKEKFSHFRRLLEGNNQALEIMADMEEKLAEEYLFDTGYIRSQVDRLAHQVTQIITELNKLTQDRYPELVVVHRQLQEAIQQELTSTPEVPKTPYILPLTDLTREMAASVGSKMANLGEIRSRLEMRVPDGFAISAWAYKRFLETSGLAEELKQYLTQSSLDDLESLEAVSEQMQTRVRQAQLPPDLAEALIQAGQSLAGRGVAVRSSAVGEDTHYSFAGQFRTLLNVPPEQLVEHYKEIVASKFTSRAIFYWKYQQFSVNELPMAVGCLAMVPAKTSGVMFSVDPHAPDSNTLVITAVWGLGKYAVDGRISPDIYRVSRTGDHQVQEQRLAQKPVALTCAPEGETKEISLPPEQGQSPCLTPEQIKSLAEIALKLEKHFGGPQDIEWAIDERDEIFVLQTRPLRISAAAFGAAATPPPEPTAPPLLKHGIRAVGGAAAGPVYLFLDEKDTANIPPGSVVVARQPSARLVLVMDRIAAIITEVGSPTGHMSILAREFRIPTLVEVGGATRILRTGQMVTVDADTARIYQGIIPELLVSPPAAEEAWRQNPVFEKLRWILKKITPLFLLDPDSPDFQPGNCRTWHDITRFCHEKAMDAMFDQDVEESLRASGVMRLKSEIPLNLFILDLGGGLRTAGLETVEEQDIACRPFQALLRGFHHPRVSWAGQVVVDFKGFMSVFANTLYDMAKSERGLGGKSFAIITENYLNFNSRLGYHFSIVDAYLSEEQNDNYISFQFKGGAAEPERRERRARLLGKILQELGYKVQVKGDLVQGRLVKYSLLETEQTLELTGLLMAFARQLDLALASDAVMNRFLTAFREGDYSLRFLRPEQAPS; encoded by the coding sequence ATGTTTAAATTCCTGCGGCGCTTCCTTAAATCCGAGGAGGACCAGCAGCTCCGCCTGAAGGAGAAATTTTCTCACTTCCGCCGCCTCCTAGAAGGCAATAATCAGGCTCTGGAGATCATGGCGGATATGGAGGAAAAGCTCGCCGAGGAATACCTTTTTGATACCGGGTACATACGTAGCCAGGTGGATCGGCTAGCCCACCAGGTAACCCAGATAATCACTGAACTTAATAAGCTCACCCAGGATCGCTATCCCGAACTAGTAGTAGTTCACCGTCAACTCCAGGAAGCCATCCAACAGGAATTGACTTCGACGCCGGAAGTCCCTAAAACCCCTTACATTTTGCCCCTGACTGACCTTACCCGAGAAATGGCGGCCAGCGTGGGCAGCAAGATGGCCAACCTGGGCGAGATCCGCAGCAGGCTGGAGATGCGGGTGCCCGATGGGTTTGCTATCTCTGCCTGGGCCTACAAACGATTTCTGGAGACCTCCGGACTGGCAGAAGAGTTAAAGCAATATCTGACTCAGTCCAGCCTGGATGATCTAGAGAGCCTCGAGGCCGTCAGCGAACAGATGCAGACTCGGGTGCGCCAGGCCCAACTTCCCCCGGATCTGGCCGAAGCCCTGATCCAAGCCGGTCAATCTCTGGCAGGCCGAGGCGTGGCAGTACGCTCCAGCGCCGTCGGGGAAGATACCCATTATTCTTTTGCTGGCCAATTCCGAACCTTGCTCAACGTCCCTCCGGAACAACTGGTGGAGCATTACAAGGAAATCGTGGCCAGTAAATTTACTTCCCGGGCAATTTTCTATTGGAAATACCAACAATTTTCTGTAAATGAGCTACCCATGGCTGTAGGTTGTCTGGCCATGGTGCCTGCCAAGACCAGTGGGGTGATGTTTTCGGTGGACCCACATGCTCCGGATAGCAATACCCTAGTGATCACCGCAGTCTGGGGCCTAGGGAAATATGCCGTAGATGGCCGCATCTCGCCGGACATTTACCGGGTCAGCCGAACCGGCGACCACCAGGTGCAGGAACAGCGTCTAGCTCAGAAGCCGGTGGCGCTAACCTGCGCCCCGGAAGGGGAGACCAAGGAAATTTCATTGCCCCCGGAGCAGGGTCAATCACCCTGTCTGACCCCGGAACAGATCAAAAGTCTGGCAGAGATTGCCTTAAAGCTGGAAAAACACTTCGGCGGTCCGCAGGATATTGAGTGGGCTATTGATGAACGTGATGAAATCTTCGTGCTGCAAACACGACCGCTCCGCATTAGTGCTGCCGCCTTCGGGGCCGCTGCTACGCCTCCCCCGGAACCCACCGCACCGCCATTGTTAAAACACGGTATTCGAGCGGTCGGCGGGGCCGCAGCCGGGCCGGTCTATCTGTTTCTGGATGAAAAAGACACCGCCAACATCCCCCCCGGCTCCGTAGTTGTGGCCCGACAGCCTTCGGCCCGTCTGGTATTGGTCATGGATCGCATTGCCGCCATCATTACCGAGGTGGGCAGTCCTACGGGTCACATGTCGATCCTGGCCCGGGAATTCCGGATTCCCACCCTGGTTGAGGTCGGCGGGGCCACCCGGATATTGCGCACCGGTCAGATGGTGACCGTGGATGCAGACACAGCTCGCATCTATCAGGGAATCATCCCTGAACTGCTGGTCTCTCCACCTGCAGCCGAAGAAGCCTGGCGACAGAATCCAGTCTTTGAGAAGCTAAGGTGGATTTTAAAAAAAATCACCCCGCTATTTCTGCTCGACCCGGATAGCCCCGACTTCCAACCAGGCAATTGCCGGACCTGGCACGATATCACCCGCTTTTGCCATGAAAAGGCCATGGATGCCATGTTTGATCAGGATGTGGAGGAATCTTTACGGGCCAGTGGCGTGATGCGACTGAAGAGCGAAATACCGCTTAACCTCTTTATCTTAGATCTGGGCGGCGGCCTGAGGACAGCCGGCCTGGAAACGGTAGAAGAGCAGGATATCGCCTGCCGTCCTTTCCAGGCCCTGCTCCGAGGCTTTCATCATCCCCGGGTCAGTTGGGCCGGACAGGTGGTGGTGGACTTCAAAGGTTTTATGTCCGTCTTTGCTAACACCCTCTATGATATGGCAAAATCGGAACGCGGTCTGGGGGGCAAGAGCTTTGCCATCATTACCGAAAATTACCTCAATTTTAATTCCCGGCTGGGCTATCATTTCTCCATCGTCGACGCCTATCTGTCCGAAGAACAGAATGACAACTATATCAGTTTCCAATTCAAAGGCGGGGCCGCCGAACCGGAACGCCGGGAACGCCGCGCCCGGTTACTGGGCAAGATCCTGCAAGAACTAGGTTATAAAGTTCAGGTCAAAGGAGATCTGGTGCAGGGACGGCTGGTCAAATATTCTCTTTTAGAAACCGAGCAAACGCTGGAATTGACCGGTCTGTTAATGGCCTTTGCGCGGCAGTTAGACCTGGCCCTGGCTTCCGACGCGGTCATGAATCGCTTTCTGACGGCTTTCCGGGAAGGCGACTACAGCCTGAGATTCCTACGCCCCGAGCAAGCCCCATCCTAA
- a CDS encoding universal stress protein has translation MARYSKILVAVDGSEPSLHALKESLRLSKDGLIAVSVAPRYEGDLRITGGQSLSALLAEPCERALGQAQKLAETEGAQISTACMVGEPYEEIVDLAEREKVDLIVMGRSGHSFLARTLIGSNTRRVIGYSPVHVLVVPPQATLNWQKILLPTDGSKYSQKAAERAVDFAKSYGGELTVVSVFDLCCKVSGPLPAVDQDMLSPIQGYVDEVKSLAEAEGIKTEGLVRQGRAEQIILDLVTEQKIDLVIMGSHGRTGLDRLLMGSVTERIIGNSTCPVLVVK, from the coding sequence ATGGCCAGGTATAGCAAGATCCTGGTAGCGGTGGATGGCTCGGAGCCCAGTTTACACGCCTTAAAAGAATCCCTCCGGCTGTCCAAAGATGGCCTCATCGCCGTATCGGTGGCCCCTCGTTACGAGGGGGATTTAAGAATCACCGGTGGCCAGAGTCTTAGCGCCCTGCTGGCCGAACCCTGTGAACGGGCCCTGGGCCAAGCCCAGAAACTGGCCGAGACCGAAGGGGCCCAGATCAGCACCGCATGTATGGTGGGCGAACCCTATGAAGAGATCGTGGACTTAGCCGAGAGGGAAAAAGTTGATCTCATCGTCATGGGTCGCAGTGGGCACAGCTTCTTAGCCCGGACCCTGATCGGCAGTAATACCCGTCGGGTCATCGGCTACAGCCCGGTGCATGTTCTTGTGGTGCCGCCCCAAGCCACCCTCAACTGGCAGAAGATCTTGTTGCCCACGGATGGGTCCAAGTACAGTCAGAAGGCCGCCGAACGGGCAGTAGATTTTGCCAAATCATACGGGGGAGAGCTGACGGTGGTCTCCGTCTTTGACTTGTGCTGCAAGGTTTCCGGACCCTTACCAGCGGTTGACCAGGATATGCTAAGTCCTATTCAAGGATATGTCGATGAGGTCAAATCTCTGGCCGAAGCTGAGGGTATTAAGACTGAAGGTCTGGTGCGGCAAGGCCGGGCCGAGCAAATCATCCTTGATCTGGTCACTGAACAAAAGATTGACCTGGTTATCATGGGATCCCACGGCCGGACCGGTCTGGATCGGCTATTAATGGGGAGTGTCACCGAAAGAATTATCGGAAATTCAACCTGTCCGGTCCTGGTAGTCAAATAA
- a CDS encoding sulfite exporter TauE/SafE family protein — MPGTENLMFIDLNLYSVIFLFVLGFIGGLVSGFIGSGGAFVLTPGMMSLGAPGAVAVASNMCHKFPKAMVGAYKRWKYGQADIKLGLIVALSAIGGVLVGIKIQELILARWGQAGSNLYISLAFVVVLVVVGGYVFRDAVKLKKSGAESKVTKLAQKLQSINLPPMITFKSANLTISLWFTIPVGFFTGMLAATIAVGGFIGVPGMMYVVGATGLVASATELVVAFIMGLTGSIKWGILGLIDIRMTLLILAGSLLGVQLGAIGTTYVKDYMIKYVMGTIMLIVAVSRGLAIPQYLKQLQVISMNEGTISLLNKVSYLSMCFALTLGAVIILGAMWKGIRAEKAALAIESKGTRYGQV, encoded by the coding sequence ATGCCCGGAACAGAAAATTTAATGTTCATTGATTTAAATTTATACTCGGTAATATTCTTATTTGTATTGGGTTTTATCGGCGGACTGGTTAGCGGCTTTATCGGCTCGGGAGGGGCGTTCGTGCTGACCCCAGGGATGATGAGCCTGGGGGCGCCGGGGGCCGTAGCGGTGGCCAGCAACATGTGCCATAAATTTCCCAAGGCCATGGTCGGAGCTTATAAAAGGTGGAAATACGGTCAGGCCGACATCAAGCTCGGTTTGATCGTGGCCCTTTCGGCCATCGGCGGGGTGCTGGTGGGAATCAAGATCCAGGAGCTGATCCTGGCCCGCTGGGGGCAAGCAGGCTCTAATCTTTATATCAGTTTAGCCTTTGTGGTGGTACTGGTGGTCGTCGGAGGTTATGTTTTCCGGGACGCCGTAAAATTGAAAAAGTCTGGGGCCGAGAGCAAGGTCACCAAGCTGGCCCAGAAACTGCAGAGTATAAATCTGCCCCCGATGATCACTTTTAAGTCCGCCAACTTAACCATATCCTTGTGGTTCACCATACCGGTGGGCTTTTTTACCGGCATGCTGGCGGCTACCATCGCGGTCGGCGGTTTTATCGGTGTGCCTGGCATGATGTATGTGGTGGGGGCTACCGGTCTGGTCGCCTCGGCTACCGAGCTGGTGGTAGCCTTTATCATGGGTTTGACCGGCTCGATCAAATGGGGCATTCTCGGGCTGATTGATATCCGCATGACCTTGCTGATCCTGGCCGGATCCCTGTTGGGGGTGCAGTTGGGTGCCATCGGCACTACCTATGTGAAGGACTACATGATTAAATATGTCATGGGGACTATCATGCTGATCGTTGCCGTGAGCCGGGGTTTGGCAATCCCTCAATATCTCAAACAACTTCAGGTTATCAGCATGAATGAGGGAACCATATCCTTGCTCAATAAAGTTAGCTACCTGTCCATGTGTTTTGCTTTGACCTTGGGGGCGGTAATTATCTTGGGAGCCATGTGGAAGGGTATCCGGGCCGAAAAGGCGGCACTGGCAATTGAAAGTAAAGGTACGCGTTATGGCCAGGTATAG
- the lon gene encoding endopeptidase La: MIFFRKPEDERAPTGKELADLRVAIQKAQLPDYVASAARKELERLEKTDPAVAEYSIGLNYLDYLISLPWNQFTEDNLDLKRAERILESKHYGLQHVKERVLEYLAVRTLCSIQTSRVLVVDDEEIARHNLEYILRKEGHQVATAANGVEALDQVKSHDFDLVLTDLKMDRMDGLQLLESVKRLSPHTEIIMVTGYATVTTAVDALRKGAAHYLSKPIKLDELRETVREIIDRKRHMQMARGPILCFAGPPGTGKTSMGQAIAEALERKFVRMSLAGLRDEAELRGHRRTYVGAMPGRIINEIKRLEVKNPVFMLDEIDKIGQDFRGDPASILLEILDPEQNHHFIDHYVDLPFDLSGVMFITTANVVGNLPLPLLDRLEVINFPGYTEGEKKKIAKNYLIPRQLRDSGLTQLSLEFTDEAIIKIIRDYTREAGLRNLEREIAMICRKLARICLRDKAVSCPTMVDEVLVERFLGPRKFSYGVAESERRLGVTTGLVWTELGGEIISVEATRMRGNKQLILTGSLGSVLQESAQTAMSYIRSHAEQFQIPPDFFTTSDIHIHIPSGAIPKEGPSSGITIALALLSLLTGRPARQDVALSGELTLNGRLLPVSGIREKIMAAQRAGIKTVIFPKQNEVDINNLEEEVKKGLEIVLAEEIPPIIDLVLLPA; this comes from the coding sequence ATGATCTTTTTTCGGAAACCCGAGGATGAACGAGCCCCTACTGGCAAGGAGTTAGCTGACCTGCGAGTTGCTATTCAGAAGGCCCAACTGCCCGATTATGTGGCTAGCGCGGCCAGAAAAGAATTGGAACGGCTGGAAAAAACTGATCCCGCGGTAGCCGAATACTCGATTGGCCTCAATTACCTGGATTATCTAATCTCCCTGCCTTGGAACCAATTTACTGAAGACAACTTGGATCTGAAGCGGGCCGAGCGCATTCTGGAGTCCAAACATTATGGTCTCCAGCACGTCAAGGAAAGGGTGTTGGAATATTTAGCGGTCCGCACTCTGTGCAGCATCCAAACTTCTCGGGTACTGGTGGTGGATGACGAAGAGATCGCCCGCCACAACCTGGAATATATTTTGCGAAAAGAGGGCCATCAGGTGGCCACCGCCGCCAACGGCGTGGAGGCCCTGGATCAGGTCAAATCCCATGATTTTGATCTGGTCCTCACCGACTTGAAGATGGACCGGATGGATGGCCTGCAGTTGCTGGAATCGGTGAAACGACTCTCCCCTCATACCGAAATCATCATGGTTACCGGTTATGCTACGGTCACCACCGCGGTGGACGCCCTGCGCAAAGGCGCGGCGCATTATCTGTCCAAACCGATCAAACTGGATGAGTTGCGGGAGACGGTCCGGGAAATCATCGATCGCAAACGGCATATGCAGATGGCCCGGGGGCCGATTCTGTGTTTCGCCGGCCCCCCCGGCACTGGCAAAACCTCGATGGGACAGGCCATCGCCGAAGCCCTGGAACGCAAGTTCGTACGCATGTCCCTGGCCGGGTTGCGTGACGAGGCCGAACTTCGAGGCCACCGCCGCACCTACGTTGGGGCCATGCCAGGCAGGATTATTAATGAAATAAAGCGCTTGGAGGTAAAAAATCCGGTCTTTATGTTGGATGAAATCGATAAGATCGGGCAGGACTTCCGGGGGGATCCTGCTTCCATTTTGCTAGAAATTCTGGACCCGGAACAGAACCATCATTTTATTGACCATTATGTGGATCTGCCCTTTGATCTGTCCGGGGTGATGTTTATCACTACCGCCAATGTTGTGGGAAATCTGCCCTTACCGCTCCTGGATCGGTTAGAAGTCATTAATTTCCCTGGTTATACCGAGGGTGAGAAGAAAAAGATCGCCAAGAATTATCTGATTCCCCGCCAGCTCAGAGACTCCGGTCTGACCCAGTTAAGCCTGGAGTTTACCGATGAGGCTATTATCAAGATCATCCGGGACTATACCCGGGAGGCTGGTCTGAGAAATTTAGAGCGGGAGATTGCCATGATCTGCCGCAAATTGGCCCGGATCTGTTTGCGTGACAAGGCGGTATCCTGTCCTACTATGGTAGATGAGGTTCTGGTTGAACGGTTTTTGGGGCCGAGAAAGTTCAGTTACGGGGTGGCAGAAAGCGAAAGACGACTGGGAGTGACCACCGGCCTGGTCTGGACCGAGCTCGGCGGGGAAATCATCTCGGTGGAAGCGACCCGGATGCGAGGCAATAAGCAACTTATTCTGACCGGTTCCCTAGGAAGTGTACTCCAGGAATCGGCGCAAACCGCCATGAGTTATATCCGAAGCCATGCGGAGCAATTTCAGATCCCCCCTGATTTTTTTACCACCAGTGATATCCATATTCATATCCCTTCCGGAGCCATACCCAAAGAAGGCCCGTCCTCGGGGATTACCATTGCTCTGGCCCTGCTTTCACTGTTGACCGGGCGGCCGGCCCGGCAGGATGTGGCCCTCTCTGGGGAGCTGACCTTGAATGGCCGCCTGTTGCCGGTCAGCGGCATTCGCGAAAAGATTATGGCCGCTCAGCGGGCTGGAATCAAAACGGTGATATTTCCTAAGCAGAATGAGGTAGATATTAATAATCTGGAGGAGGAAGTCAAAAAAGGGCTGGAAATTGTGTTGGCGGAAGAAATACCGCCAATCATTGATCTGGTGCTGCTACCCGCATGA
- a CDS encoding sigma-54-dependent Fis family transcriptional regulator, with the protein MRPARIMIVDDEKIARENLDYVLSKEGYDTVAVESGVRALQELEKSEFDLVLTDLRMQQVDGMEVLERTKELYPDTEVVMITGYATVGTAVEAMQKGAYHYLPKPHKIDELRILVRKALEKRWLRQEVSELRRQVKTQEGLPQLIGKTPKIEELRKTIEQIAPTDCTVLILGETGTGKELVAKAIHQLSPRAEKRFLALNCGSFSEELLANELFGHEKEAFTGARGIKRGLLEVASGGTVLLDEIGDMPLAMQVKLLRVLQEKNLMRVGGTAEIPVDIRILAATNKDLKREVEHNRFRQDLYYRLNVITLELPPLGARKDDIPLLSYNFLKKFSQTQGKDIRGISDEVMDILMNYEFPGNIRELENIIERAVTLCNGSTIEVQHLSADLQQQGFQLQRRQKREFQTLEENEKDYILWVLNQMDGNKTRTSEVLGIDRVSLWRKLKRYGIEA; encoded by the coding sequence ATGCGGCCAGCGCGAATTATGATCGTTGATGATGAAAAAATCGCCAGAGAAAATCTGGATTATGTTCTGAGTAAGGAAGGGTATGACACTGTCGCGGTAGAAAGCGGCGTTCGGGCTCTCCAGGAACTGGAAAAATCCGAGTTTGACCTGGTCCTGACTGATCTGCGTATGCAGCAAGTGGACGGCATGGAGGTTTTGGAGCGTACCAAAGAACTCTATCCGGATACCGAAGTGGTGATGATTACCGGCTATGCCACGGTTGGCACTGCGGTGGAAGCCATGCAGAAAGGAGCTTATCACTATCTCCCCAAACCTCATAAGATTGATGAACTGCGCATCCTGGTACGCAAGGCCCTGGAAAAAAGATGGCTCCGGCAGGAAGTCAGCGAATTACGGCGGCAGGTAAAAACTCAGGAAGGGCTGCCGCAGTTGATTGGCAAAACCCCCAAAATCGAAGAGTTACGCAAGACCATCGAACAGATTGCCCCGACCGATTGCACCGTGCTCATTCTGGGAGAAACCGGCACTGGCAAAGAGCTGGTGGCCAAAGCCATTCATCAGTTGAGTCCCAGGGCCGAAAAACGCTTCCTGGCCTTGAACTGCGGTTCGTTTAGTGAAGAACTACTGGCCAATGAACTCTTTGGCCATGAGAAGGAAGCCTTCACCGGGGCCCGGGGAATTAAAAGAGGCTTATTGGAAGTAGCCTCGGGAGGCACGGTGCTCCTGGATGAGATCGGTGATATGCCTCTGGCCATGCAGGTTAAGCTGCTCCGCGTCCTCCAGGAAAAGAACCTGATGCGGGTCGGGGGGACTGCTGAGATTCCAGTGGATATCCGCATCCTGGCCGCTACCAATAAAGACTTGAAACGAGAGGTGGAACACAACCGCTTCCGGCAGGACCTTTATTACCGACTTAATGTTATTACCTTAGAACTACCGCCTCTGGGGGCCCGGAAAGATGACATCCCGCTGTTGAGCTATAATTTTTTAAAAAAGTTTTCTCAGACCCAAGGCAAAGATATTAGAGGAATTTCTGACGAAGTAATGGATATTCTGATGAACTATGAATTCCCCGGCAACATCCGGGAACTGGAGAATATCATCGAACGAGCGGTGACCCTTTGCAATGGCTCGACTATTGAAGTGCAGCATCTCTCGGCCGACTTGCAGCAACAGGGCTTTCAACTGCAGCGTCGCCAGAAGCGGGAATTTCAGACCCTGGAAGAAAATGAGAAAGATTATATTCTTTGGGTCTTGAATCAGATGGACGGCAATAAAACCCGGACCTCAGAGGTCTTAGGGATTGATCGGGTCTCCCTGTGGCGGAAACTGAAGCGGTACGGCATAGAGGCTTGA
- a CDS encoding HAMP domain-containing histidine kinase, producing the protein MAGSKFRLYLNIRQKVIVGLTTGMLAIGFIALISYHYLQVIELKQHFVEKADDFSNIALEIRRYEKNYLLYGSPDDLKENQRYIQLGLEILDKIGPELRGLSGAPRLHIIQQGLLDYKQLMDQISNNEIARGNPSYELLEEKLREKGKELVNISKQLVTFERQKILEIIRQLKGQLLVSIGVFLGLGVFLVIVVSRKIIRPLATIEKTTERIAQGNYKPLPVLNTRDETQRVVEAFNRMVQELEKRQDQLVQSKKMSSLGVLTSGVAHQLNNPLNNISTSCQILLEELNQGNIEFFRKMLTNVEQEVNRARDIVRGLLDFSRVREFALKPTPLHEVVERSIRLVSSQVPTGIEIVDEVPPDLILILDAQQMQEVFLNLIMNAIQAIDQLPGEIKIAAQLDPATQEGVITVEDTGKGIPKETRERIFDPFFTTKEVGSGTGLGLSIVYGIIEKHHGTVAVESKVGEGTRFIIRVPCFTEIAEGRESSDAASANYDR; encoded by the coding sequence ATGGCTGGGTCTAAGTTTCGCTTATATTTAAATATTCGGCAGAAGGTGATTGTTGGCCTGACGACCGGCATGTTAGCCATCGGCTTCATCGCCCTGATCTCCTATCATTATTTACAAGTAATTGAATTAAAACAGCATTTTGTGGAAAAGGCAGACGACTTCAGTAATATTGCTCTGGAAATCCGCAGGTATGAAAAAAATTATCTCCTGTATGGTTCGCCGGATGATCTGAAGGAAAATCAACGCTATATCCAATTAGGTTTAGAAATTCTTGATAAAATCGGACCAGAGTTACGTGGTTTGTCAGGCGCGCCTCGGCTTCATATAATTCAGCAAGGACTCCTGGATTATAAACAACTAATGGATCAGATTTCTAACAACGAAATAGCCAGGGGCAATCCAAGCTATGAGCTATTAGAAGAAAAATTACGGGAAAAAGGCAAGGAACTCGTAAACATTTCTAAACAGTTGGTCACCTTCGAACGCCAAAAGATTCTGGAGATCATTAGGCAATTAAAAGGTCAGCTCTTGGTCTCCATCGGGGTATTCCTCGGCTTGGGGGTGTTTTTAGTGATTGTGGTCAGCCGCAAGATCATCCGCCCGCTGGCCACCATTGAAAAAACGACCGAGCGCATCGCCCAGGGAAATTATAAGCCACTGCCGGTGTTAAATACGCGGGATGAGACCCAGCGGGTCGTAGAGGCCTTCAACCGCATGGTGCAAGAACTGGAAAAGCGGCAGGATCAGTTGGTGCAGTCCAAAAAAATGTCTTCTCTGGGCGTGTTGACCTCTGGGGTGGCTCATCAGCTAAACAACCCTTTGAATAATATTTCTACCTCCTGCCAGATACTCTTAGAGGAATTAAACCAGGGTAATATTGAATTCTTTAGAAAAATGCTGACCAATGTTGAACAAGAAGTCAATCGGGCCCGGGATATAGTCAGAGGACTACTGGATTTCTCCCGGGTCCGGGAATTTGCCCTCAAACCTACGCCACTCCATGAAGTAGTAGAGCGTTCCATCAGACTGGTTTCCAGTCAGGTGCCGACCGGGATTGAGATTGTGGATGAGGTTCCTCCGGATCTGATCCTTATTTTAGATGCCCAACAGATGCAGGAGGTTTTTCTCAATTTAATTATGAACGCCATCCAGGCCATCGACCAACTGCCCGGGGAAATCAAGATAGCGGCTCAGCTCGATCCAGCCACCCAAGAGGGCGTGATCACCGTGGAGGACACGGGGAAAGGTATTCCCAAGGAGACCAGGGAACGGATATTTGATCCGTTTTTTACCACTAAAGAGGTTGGTTCGGGGACTGGTTTGGGGCTGTCTATTGTTTACGGCATCATCGAAAAACACCACGGCACCGTCGCCGTGGAAAGCAAAGTGGGGGAGGGCACCCGATTTATTATTCGGGTACCCTGTTTTACGGAGATAGCGGAAGGGAGAGAATCCAGCGATGCGGCCAGCGCGAATTATGATCGTTGA